TTGGATTCACACTGAAAAGCTCTTTGAAAAGTTTCATATGTTAAAGACTTTTTACTTGTGTGAGTGTTACAGTGACTCTTTGTTGGGGAAGAGTTGTCTACATTGTCACTGTGACTTGTGTTTTCGTgacatctcttctctctctttgactCTACATCTCTAGTTGATCCCGGGTCCACATCATTGCTTCCTCTCTGATCTTGGCTCTCAGCTACAGGAGAGTTatgagagaggagctggtcaCTCTTTGGTTCTTCTCCACTGTGGTCGATCTCCTCATTCGTAGGAGTAAACATAACGGCATCGCTCTTCTGCTTCAGTACaggctgctctccctcctgactggTGTAGAGtctctcctccatttcaatCTGTGGAGGCTCTGGGTCCCCTTGGTCCAGACTGGAGTTATTTTCCTGGTCACtgagaacctcctcctccttacagATATGTTGCTGTGGGAGCTCTAAAGGAACAAATGCACACAAGAAATAGGGCATTAATGTGATGAGGGAGTAAGAGTCAATAAAGGATActataaaaacactttgaacttCATTCGAGTCCTGCTCCTGTGTTAGTTTTCATTTGACCCTTCTGCTTTTACACACCTGTCCTGTGTAGTTTTATCTCAGGTTTCCAAACAAGATCCAGTAGTCTGCGCTGATAATTAATGTCTTCATTGAACTCAAGAATAATATTCTGAGTGACTCTGGGTatttcttcagcagcagcagttggtgTCTGTGGGTCCTCTTGGTCCAGACTAGGGTTTGTCTCCtggtcacagagctgctggtcagtgaGAACTTCCTTCTTCTGCCTACATACATGTTGCTGCGGGAGCTCTGGAGGAACAAGGGGACACATAACTGGGTCACTAATTTGATGATGGAAAAAAGGACATCTGGCAATATAATATCtatgatgtcggatcatgtctccagatcgttccggtcactttaaccctgatgtcctaACAACAAAATAACTGTATTTAGAATATTGATTcgaagaaacagtttttaacataaagGAAAAGGGTGTTAAAGTTTAgagtatatattttatttatctaaacATGTCCGCAAAACTAAAATCTACCTGTCTGCGCTGATGAGCTTTCCTACAAACAGTGTCCACATGATGCTCAAAGGTCAGCTTGTCATCAGTTACAGTCCCAAGATATTTTGACGTGTGTATAACTTCCACAGCCTAACCATTAATCCCCACAGGAGAGATGACTTTCTAATTCTTCCTGAAATCTATAAACATCTTGATTTTGGCGACATTAATATCTACTGTAAATAGGATGACTTACACCAGTCAATAAAATCTTTCGCTACAGGGCCATGATCAGGGTCATCAGAGGttacaaagagacaaaataaCAGAATCATCAGCAAACTTTAAAATATGCTGCCCCATATACAGGCTTTGACATAACTTggtatataaaaaaataagagaTGAGAGGATTGTGCGGCTTGTTTGAGCGTGCCAGAATCATGTTCAATAAGGTGTATGTGGCGTCGTCAACACCCCTGCGTTACCTATAGGCAAATTGGAGCGGGTCCAAATGATCTTCTCAAGCGATTTCATGACGAGAGAGGTAGGCGCTAAAGGCCTATAGTCATTTAACAGCTTCGGACCTTTAACTTTGGCACAGGAACAATAATGGAGTCTTTCCATTGGTGAGGGACCCTGTGGAGTTAGAGTGACCACTTgaagataaaaactaaaacaacagaatatatCAGCCAGCTTTGCAGCACAGTTCTTGAGAATGTGGCTGCTAATGCCATCAGGGCCTGGgacttttcttctccttcacacCCCAGAACATCCTCAGGACCATGCCCTTATCCACATGAACACAATTCTGCCCAGGAGCCACATCCCTGAAGATGAACTGCTCCTTACTAAAATCCTGGACATTAAAGTGATTCTAAAGTGTTCAGTTCATTGCAAAGATCATAGTCGGACTTATTATTGAGGGAGATCCCATCCCATGCAGGACGCAAGTTATTGGCACTAAACAATTTCTAAACTTTAGCTATGTTTAGCAAGCTGAAGTTCCTTTTTAGCTTGTTTTTGCAGCTTTGTGTACCGAGCCATAGCCCCTTGAACAAAACGTGTACTGTGCAGGTTAATTGTTTTGACAGATTTGGAATCCTATGGTTTATTATCAGGGTAGATGAAAATCTGTTTGCGTGGGAATGACTAGGTCCTCACAGAACGTGATGTAAGACGACACGGTCTCTGTGAGATCGTCCAGAACATCACACACATCCTGAAGAAAATGCCAGTCTGTACAGATGTTGCAGTCCTGGAGACTTTGAATAGATTCCTCCAACCAAAAGTCCCTAAATGCATATTTCCCAATTTAGAGAATTTAAATAACcgtcccagattacccaaagcATGCCgtcccacattatcaatcatgtttgataaagtgggaccgataataaaaacaaaaacaaaaaaaaggttccACATTTTTAACATCTCAATACATATTTTGTAGCTTGAATATCTCAACAACATTAATCCTGTCAGAGTCTTATGTCATTGACCTTGTCATGGAATTCCAAGGGAATGTGGAACTACCGAAATAATTCTTCCCCTTAAGTTTTCCATTCATGTGCAGGTGACACCCTGGTTAGGATCCTGAGAGTCGTGTTCCTGTGTTAGTTTCATGAAGACCACTGTGTTTGTACTCACTTGTCCTGTGAAGCTTTATCTCAGGTTTCCAAACGATATCCAACAACCTGCGCTGACGAACGATCTCTTTCTCGTACTCGACGACAGTTTGTTCAAAGACTCTGAATAtttcttcagcagcagaagTTAGTCGCTCACTGACAAACTCTCTCAAACCCTGAACTGAAGACATTGTTACTTCATCaccactgttgtgtttgtcgtcgtcgtcctcttcttcttctgctgcttatTTAGTGTttagtcttcttcttcttcttctttgttgttttacGGCAGTTGGCATCCAGAATgttgcattactgccaccttcaGGTTCCATTCTTATAATACCGTTATCTTATAGCCGCTTGTCCAGTCCagtcataataaaaaaatgcatttcctcCCTTGTGCACAAACTGTACACTCTAAAATCTTCCTTACACTGCCCTCAGCCCGTTCTATTCCCTTTAGATAAGCCCTCATTATTTGTCTCTCCTGTACGAATTTCCCACATGACATGAGtatgtgttttactgtttcctcctcctgacaaTATTCACACAATCCAGTTGGGTGTTTCCCACTAATGTGTAGTGTGTCGTTCAAATTACTGTGCCCACTTTTCCCTGCTTCTTAACTGATTAACACTGCTCTGTACTGAATGTAGATGCCTTCCTTTGGGCTCCGTATCCCAGTTCTGCTGCCACTGTTAAATTACTTTCTTCTACACTATGACCCTGCCCTCTGACTTTGATAACTTAATGTTAACATCAACAGCTTCTCTCTTAGCTGCCTCCTTTGCCAATTTATCCGCTCTCTCATTCCCTAAAATGCCTAAATGAGCTAGCTTCTTTGTTTCCCCATTCTTGTAActgtaaatattatttcaaacaaTAAATCTTGATGGTTTTTTGCTTCTCCCGTTTTGATACTTGTGAGGGCTGATGCAGAGTCACTGCATATAACTATTTTATTGCAGCTACTTTGCTCATCCCACTCTAATGCCATCACCATGGCAAACATCTCAACAGCATACACATTTAGTGTTTATTGGCGGTTGGAAAACACCTTAAAAGGGGCATTACCGCTACCAACAGGACTGGAGTGTGAAACAagagaatgtaaaaaaaacaactatacTTTTAGCCAAATCCTTGTCTCTTCTGAACCATAGTTCTgaactttaaaatgtcacagtaaATATTGCCTGCTGTTTTTCCTAAGAGACCTGACAACGAAAAATCATGGGGTTTTTCTTATGCAAAAATTCCACTGAGACTGGTCTACAACAAAGCACAAAAGGCAAGTAGTGTCGTTTTacttgacaaacacacacagtttgtgtcaAAACTCAGAAGTGTTTATTCGATTTATGATCATTTTGTGCTGCATTGTTTAGCATAATAATGTTTAGCATACTAAAGACAGTATTGTATGgcataatataatatagacaGGACtttctattatttttttcactacATTTATATAACATTTAATTCAGAATGATCTGAATAACAGAAACCGGGGTTCAGCACAGGGAAACCATAACCTCTCTATCAGAGTGGCAAAGTTCAGACCTCTCTCCTATTTTTGTGAGCTCAGTACCAAGACCAAGCtctcacagagagagaccacCAGGACCACATCACCAACTCCAACAAGACATCAGTGCTGGACTGTGATGGGATTATGAACAATCAGAGAGGGGGATTGTGGCACAGACTTCACATTACCATGTGCCTCCTTCCAGCATGATAATGATCCatgtcacaaaacaaacagctcaaGCTGCTTCCACCAACACATATTCAGAGAACTTCAGTGAGCTCTCCTGTTATCAGATGTAAATCCAGTGGAACACATTCGGGACGTGGAGCAGAATCTCTGACAAATGTTTTCCGTGTCACCCAGAATTCATGCtgttcagagagacagagggctCCTACTCTGTATTAGAAAAGTGGCCCAAATAAAAATTTGCCACAGAGTATAGTCTTCAACATCGTGAGCAGTTAAAACTTTATGACTCATCAGATAAATTCAACCAGTGTACATGTTATTTAAGTacgaaaagtaaaaaaatcatttcaaattgaGGATAAATTCATCAGAATATTTATACAGGctttattttcacctttttcGTAGTGACCTTTAGAAAATCGTTACTGTGCCTGAAATGAATTTGTACACACAGATGATCCCCAGTGTCACACCTAAACACTTAATTAAAGGTTGCATGATCAGCTGATGACCAGACGTGATGATGAAAAGGCAATATTGAAACTGTGACCTCATTCTTTCAAAATAACATTTACTGTCGCTCACAGAGCGATGACTCATGTCTGCTTCCAAGAAAGAGTTTTGTTTACTGTCTGTGTCTGGGAAGCTTAAAAAACCCTGACTCCTGGGGCAAAGCTTCTGTCACACCCACATCTCCTCAGGGGGGAAATAAACTCGATATGAAGTCAAGAATCTGTGCGGCTGACTTGTTTATGCCCCCTGCTGGTCCAGAACCTGGATGAtagctttcttcttcttgctttTGTCTCCAGGTAGTTTAAGGTTCTCCTCTGTGATCTCCTGCTCATCATCAGAGTCCGATTCCTCCTCAGAGTTCAACaaatcttcttcatcctcagagTCAGCGTCTGACCCACTGAGCTCCACCAGTGCTACATCCtgagaacaagaagaagaaatcccAACTCAGTTAATGCACTTTTAGAAGTATTTCTGATATCTGCATTCTTAAGATACAAAGGAAAACAGCAAATAGAGGGGGATATTTGCAATGGTTTAGATAGTGGGACCAAAAGTGTCAAAAACCTTATGGGCTGAGAATCTGATGGACGTGGTGAAGGTTTTAAAAGGACtagtgcagtgtgtgttctAAACTTGCCTTTTTGCTTGGTCTGTAGTAATGCTTGATTGTCAATGTTTTTATGGAATGAAACCGAGTTTGCTTTATTGCTGTTCCCTTGTGTGGTTTATATGCAAGTTAGAATGATGGACTTAACTAGTGGGTTTTtctacttttcaaaataaaagctctgtaatttagCTCACACTAAACTCTGCACTGCACTTTCTTgggcaatttacaatacacatgccacAAGTGTGAAGCCGAAGGTTTCTCGAAATGCgtttcacatacagacagacgtttgtggaattagtagatagataaAACCCATTGCTGATGATGGAGGTGACTTTAAGGTGGGGGCTGGGTGGTAGGGTTCATTACGAATTAAAATTTCTTGTAtcaacacataaaaaacaagaCAGGCCTCTGACAGCTTTTTGGTACATAGATATCACTTCACTCAGATATACAATCTGACTTTTTTTACAATTCTGTTACATTTTCCTTTAAGTCCCTGGTGTTAGGTTAGGCGATATGCAAAATTTTTCCAATCAGCCACCGTCAGCCCAACAAACGCTGATTGACGATATATCCACATGTGTGCATTCGCCTCAAAACAATGAGGGGAGACCAACATCTGTAGAATCTTGTAAAAAAGAAACgcttgtgtctgttgtttttggAAGCTTTAAATAAGGCTCTTCCATAAGATGGAGACTTACCATCTCGATGACTCTCTGTGCCTCCTCCACGCACTCTATGTTAAAGTGTCCAGCAGGAGCCTCCTCCATCTGCTGCTTCAGCTTCTCGTTAGCTGCAGCCATCTGAGGCAGGAAGCTGTGCAGCCGCTCCAACACTGATAcacaccaaaataaaacacacacacctgaacatctcaaactgttttttcttcttggtTTTCCTACAAGTACATAATGTAAAAGAACTAATGAATAAGATTTCATCATGAAGTGAATGGATATTAGGTCTCACCACTGCTTCTTGggactctctctgtctgcagggaCCTGTCAGCCTTTGGCTTGAGGAGAAGAGTCTCACTGAGACCTGACAGAACAAGCAACAAGTTCATTACATCTCGGCAAAACCAATAACAATCCATTTAACTGACATATTTCTCAACAGTGGCAAAATAAGTTCAGACAGGAAGCACACAGTTACAAAGTGACCATGATATGAGATGTTGAAGAAACCTTGAACCAGTTCAATGCTTTGAACACATGATGTTAATAATGGGCGCACTCTGCAACAAAATCTTGCAAGATGTAATTTTATCCAAGTGCAAAAAACAGGTCACCTGGACTTGGTTGAGTCGGTtgatatgagagagagagaga
Above is a genomic segment from Hippoglossus hippoglossus isolate fHipHip1 chromosome 23, fHipHip1.pri, whole genome shotgun sequence containing:
- the LOC117757718 gene encoding uncharacterized protein LOC117757718, which translates into the protein MSSVQGLREFVSERLTSAAEEIFRVFEQTVVEYEKEIVRQRRLLDIVWKPEIKLHRTKLPQQHICKEEEVLSDQENNSSLDQGDPEPPQIEMEERLYTSQEGEQPVLKQKSDAVMFTPTNEEIDHSGEEPKSDQLLSHNSPVAESQDQRGSNDVDPGSTRDVESKREKRCHENTSHSDNVDNSSPTKSHLIAPPSFSGQRTTRFTS
- the c23h12orf45 gene encoding uncharacterized protein C12orf45 homolog; translated protein: MELNAEKTSSRALLSCGSGAGLSETLLLKPKADRSLQTERVPRSSVLERLHSFLPQMAAANEKLKQQMEEAPAGHFNIECVEEAQRVIEMDVALVELSGSDADSEDEEDLLNSEEESDSDDEQEITEENLKLPGDKSKKKKAIIQVLDQQGA